The following proteins come from a genomic window of Miscanthus floridulus cultivar M001 chromosome 2, ASM1932011v1, whole genome shotgun sequence:
- the LOC136529450 gene encoding hexosyltransferase GAUT11-like codes for MLRGAGHGGGDARRRALRSSRRRLPGWIWWLLGIFLLVGLMLFVLHHNQKEQFRPPVVDNGSEINEVPHEKVNFSEELLSSTSFARQLADQMTLAKAYVILAKEHGNLQLAWELSSQIRNCQRLLSEGAVSGRAITKVQAHPIISRLARLIYKAQDSHYDISTTIVTLKNHALALEERAKAAIVQSAEFGQLAAESFPKNLHCLTVKLTEEWLWNPKHRSRSEENRNSTRLVDNNLYHFCIFSDNVLATSVVVNSTVSNANHPQQLVFHVVTDRIHFGAMSTWFLINDFKGCTVEVRCIDEFSWLNASSSPLVRQLSEVETQGYYYSAGSKNPEREIKFHNPKFVSLLNHLRFYIPQILPNLEKVVFLDDDVVVQKDLTQLLSVELHGNVIGAVETCLESFHRYHKYLNFSHPTISSKIDPHTCGWAFGMNIFDLIAWRKANATSLYHYWQEQNSDQLLWRTGTLPAGLLTFYGLMEPLDRRWHVLGLGYDVDIDDRLIESAAVVHYNGNMKPWLKLAIRRYKYIWGRYVNISHPYVRECMLH; via the exons ATGCTTCGTGGAGCGGGGCACGGGGGCGGCGATGCGCGGAGGCGGGCACTGCGCTCGTCGCGGCGGCGGCTGCCGGGGTGGATCTGGTGGCTTCTCGGGATCTTCCTCCTCGTTGGGCTCATGCTCTTCGTCCTGCACCACAACCAGAAGGAGCAGTTCCGGCCGCCCGTCGTG GATAATGGTTCAGAGATCAACGAAGTCCCTCATGAGAAAGTGAATTTCTCAGAAGAGCTTTTGAGCAGCACATCATTTGCTCGCCAATTAGCGGATCAGATGACTCTAGCAAAGGCATATGTCATCCTTGCAAAAGAGCATGGTAATCTTCAGCTTGCATGGGAGCTTAGTTCGCAGATAAGGAATTGTCAAAGATTGCTATCTGAAGGGGCAGTTAGTGGGAGAGCAATCACTAAAGTTCAAGCCCATCCTATAATAAGCCGGCTAGCACGGTTGATATACAAGGCTCAGGACTCTCACTATGATATCAGCACAACAATAGTGACATTGAAGAACCACGCCCTGGCACTAGAGGAGCGTGCAAAGGCAGCAATTGTTCAGAGTGCTGAGTTTGGCCAGTTAGCAGCAGAATCCTTCCCCAAAAATCTGCACTGTCTAACTGTGAAACTGACAGAGGAGTGGCTTTGGAACCCGAAGCATAGGAGTCGCTCAGAGGAGAACCGGAATTCAACACGATTGGTGGATAATAATCTGTATCATTTCTGTATATTCTCGGATAATGTGCTGGCCACTTCAGTTGTTGTCAATTCTACAGTCTCTAATGCAAATCATCCTCAACAGCTTGTGTTTCATGTGGTCACCGACAGAATCCATTTTGGCGCGATGTCAACTTGGTTCCTCATAAATGACTTCAAAGGTTGTACTGTTGAAGTCCGCTGCATAGATGAGTTCTCGTGGTTGAATGCTTCTTCATCTCCTCTTGTGAGGCAGCTATCTGAGGTGGAAACTCAGGGTTACTATTACTCAGCTGGTTCCAAGAATCCTGAAAGAGAAATAAAATTCCATAATCCAAAGTTTGTTTCTCTACTGAACCATTTACGGTTCTACATTCCTCAGATACTTCCCAACTTGGAGAAGGTGGTGTTTCTTGATGATGATGTTGTGGTGCAAAAGGATCTGACTCAGCTGTTGTCCGTAGAGTTGCATGGCAATGTCATTGGAGCAGTGGAAACTTGTTTAGAGTCGTTTCATCGGTATCACAAGTATCTAAATTTTTCGCACCCAACCATCAGCTCTAAGATTGATCCACATACTTGTGGATGGGCTTTTGGAATGAACATTTTTGACTTGATAGCTTGGAGGAAGGCAAACGCCACATCATTGTATCATTATTGGCAAGAGCAAAATTCTGATCAATTGCTCTGGAGAACAGGGACTCTTCCTGCAGGTCTTTTGACATTTTACGGCCTGATGGAGCCCCTAGACCGCAGATGGCATGTCTTGGGTCTTGGGTATGATGTAGACATAGATGATCGTTTGATTGAGAGTGCTGCTGTTGTGCACTATAATGGAAACATGAAACCCTGGCTGAAGCTGGCAATTCGCCGTTACAAGTATATATGGGGGCGGTATGTGAATATCTCACACCCGTATGTTAGAGAGTGTATGTTGCATTAG